GTATTTTTGCCCCTTGGATTGCACCTTTTGATCCTATAGAACAAAATCGTTCAGCGCTATTGTTACCGCCTGCGTGGTATGAAGGCGGCAATTCAACTTATTTACTGGGTACGGATGACATTGGTCGAGATATTCTTTCTCGCATTATTTATGGTACGCGCATTTCTGTTTTTGCAGGTTTCATTATTGTCATTTTATCTTGCATTTTAGGAACGAGTCTTGGCTTGCTCGCAGGCTATTATGGTGGAGCATTAGATACATTAATTGTTCGTTTCATTGACATCATGTTGGCTATCCCAAACTTGCTTTTAACCATTGTGGTGGTGTCAATTTTAGAGCCCTCTTTAACGAATGCGACGTTGGCGATTGCTGTGGTATCCATTCCAAGTTATGTGCGTTTAACACGTGCGGCGGTATTGAATGAGAAAAACAGAGATTATGTTACCTCTTCACGAGTGGCGGGAGCAAGCGTATTACGTTTAATGTTTATTGTGATTTTACCGAATTGCCTTGCGCCTCTCATCGTACAAATGACGATGGGGATTTCTAATGCGATTTTAGAATTAGCGACTTTAGGTTTCTTAGGTATCGGCGCAAAACCACCAACACCGGAATTGGGCACTATGTTATCTGAATCACGTAGCTTTATGCAGGCGGCAAACTGGTTGGTTACCATTCCAGGTTTAGTAATTTTATCGCTTGTTTTAGCATTTAACTTAATGGGTGATGGGTTGCGTGATGCACTCGATCCAAAATTAAAACAATAGGGGGCAGAATGGCATTATTAGATGTAA
The sequence above is a segment of the Haemophilus parainfluenzae genome. Coding sequences within it:
- a CDS encoding ABC transporter permease subunit, translating into MTEQTLSIETIAPRTPLQEFWFYFKQNKGAVIGLIFILVVALISIFAPWIAPFDPIEQNRSALLLPPAWYEGGNSTYLLGTDDIGRDILSRIIYGTRISVFAGFIIVILSCILGTSLGLLAGYYGGALDTLIVRFIDIMLAIPNLLLTIVVVSILEPSLTNATLAIAVVSIPSYVRLTRAAVLNEKNRDYVTSSRVAGASVLRLMFIVILPNCLAPLIVQMTMGISNAILELATLGFLGIGAKPPTPELGTMLSESRSFMQAANWLVTIPGLVILSLVLAFNLMGDGLRDALDPKLKQ